The Leptodactylus fuscus isolate aLepFus1 chromosome 1, aLepFus1.hap2, whole genome shotgun sequence nucleotide sequence atgctacccactgtaaaatttggtggaggttccatcatgctttggggctgtgtggccaatgccggcaccgggaatcttggtaaagttgagagtcgcatggattccactcagtatcagcagattcttgagaataatgttcaagaatcagtgacgaagttgaagttacgccggggatggatatttcagcaagacaatgatccgaaacaccgctccaaatcctcaggcattcatgcagaggaacaattacaatgttctggaatggccatcccagtccccagacctgaatatcattgaacatctgtgggatgattggaagcgggctgtccatgctcggcaaccatctaacttaactgaacttgaattgtttatccaaaatccctttatccaggatccaggaactgattaaaagctacaggaagcgactacaggctgttatctttgcaaaaggaggatctactaaatattaatgtcacttttctgttgaggtgcccatacttttgcactggtcaaattttggtttaatgcatattgcacattttctgttagtacaataaacctcatttcaatcctgaaatattactgtgtccatcagttattagatatatcaaactgaaatggctgctgcaaacaccaaaatatttagaactaaaaatgattaagattaagaggggtgcccaaactttttcataggactgtatatagtcctgggagccctgacagtgtcatacactatgtaatatagatatatatagtcctaggagtcctgaaagtgtcatacactatgtgttatagatatatatagtcctaggagccctgacagtgttatacactatgtattatagatatatatagtcctaggagccctgacagtgtcatacactatgtattatagatatatatagtcctaggagccctgacagtgtcatacactatgtattatagatatatagtcctaggagtcctgacagtgtcatgcactatgtattataggtgtatagtcctaggagccctgacagtgtcatacactatgtattatagatatatatagtcctgggagtcctgacagtgtcatacactatgtattatagatatatatagtcctagaagccctgacagtgtcatacactatgtattatagatatatatagtcctaggagccctgacagtgtcatacactatgtattatagatatatagtcctaggagtcctgacagtgtcatgcactatgtattatagatatatatagtcctgggagtcctgacagtgtcatacactatgtattatagatatatagtcctaggagccctgacagtgtcatacactatgtattatagatatatatagtcctgggagtcctgacagtgtcatacactatgtattatatatatatatatatatatatatatatatatatatatatatatatatatatatatagtcctaggagccctgacagtgtcatacactatgtattatagatatatagtcctaggagccctgacagtgtcatacactatgtattatagatatatatatatagtcctaggagtcctgacagtgtcatacactatgtgttatagatataaatagtcctagaagccctgacagtgtcatacactatgtgttatagatatatatagtcctaggagccctgacagtgtcatacactatgtaatatagatatatatagtcctgagagccctgacagtgtcatacactatgtaatataggtatatatagtcctaggagtcctgacagtgtcatacactatgtattataggtatatatagtcctaggagtcctgacagtgtcatacactatgtattataggtatatatagtcctaggagtcctgacagtgtcatacactatgtgttatatatatatatatatagtcctaggagccctgacagtgtcatacactatgtgttatagatatatatagtcctagaagccctgacagtgtcatacactatgtattataggtatatatagtcctaggagtcctgacagtgtcatacactatgtattataggtatatatagtcctaggagtcctgacagtgtcatacactatgtattatagatatatatatagtcctaggagtcctgacagtgtcatacactatgtattatagatatatatatagtcctagaagccctgacagtgtcatacactatgtgctatagatatatatagtcctagaagccctgacagtgtcatacactatgtaatatagatatatatagtcctaggagtcctgacagtgtcacacactatgtattatagatatatatagtcctagaagccctgacagtgttatatactatgtattatagatatatatagtcctagaagccctgacagtgtcatacactatcttTAAGCcattttataacattctggagaatatgcaaattgccattaggaaaactgaagcagtagactttgtaaaaattactatttgtatcattctcaaaacttttggccatgactgtagctattcgatcgaatattaggccgttcgaggtattcgattcaaattgaataccaggccgcatacgcagtaaaaatttgtatgccctcccaccttccctggcgcttttttttgcaccaataactgtgcaggggaggtgggacaggaattatgacaacggaggcagttaaaaaaaatgaaaaagcccattggctgccgaaaacatgtgacctcccatttataagaacggccgccagcATATTCGCAATTTTTGCGGTCAGTGACAGGGAGAGAGACATGGCTGCAGAGGGCTAGGTAGGCATTAGCTtatagtaggcagggaaaaaccgaagaagaacaacagctctttacagagctatatactaaagggagaggagtatagagttcttgctatatactgtcAACTTTTTTTGGGGGTGTCCATACACCAAATTGCAGGCATCCCCAGCAGTTATTTGTTGCTGatacacctgtcaaacagcttttattaagggtgtatagaccataaaaaagggAATTAGTATACAtccaaaatgtgcaaggctagcGCAAGAGGACAAGAACAAGGACGGGAGCGTGGAATGCAGATTTGGAGCAAGATtgtgctcaaccaacagcgtctactgtgcctacagttctgcagcagcaagcattgcgcttctccacagtcacttgatggccacattaagtaggctgcagggtacaaacctaactaggcccgagcaccaggaagatgtgttacaatggctggcagacaatgcttccagcacattttccaccagccagtcagactctacctcaactcctccttctacccaacagtctggtcctccttcctcacaacatgcccaatcttcccagcaacctaatcccacctttcccacctcccaggagttgTTTTCGGCTGCATTCACTGTCCCTttctctgtcccaccacatcctgaatcaccagaggtaacagatgagttgcctgatgccaaaacactggagcatcagttatctcctgttgttgttgttgaccaccAATCGTCCCTCAGTGATGACGATGACgacacacagttgccatcagggcagcctgttgccgtcgtcggtgcgcaagaggaggagccgtcagatGAATTGGACGAGGAGgaggtggacgatgaggccactgacccgacctggacagggcggatgtcatgcggggagagcagtgtagatgtggagggaagtgcagcaccaaagagggtggatagaggtagaggcatgtccacaggcagaggacagctgcttcaccgaagccaggccacagccagcagggcccaacatGTTACCTCTCGTAGCCAGCCTGGAAAAAGTCcctcatcgaggccacggtcttcggtggtgtggaatttttttaatgtatgtgctgcggacaaatatagtgccgtttgcacactctgcaactgtaaactgagtaggggctctgaaaaaagcaaccttacaaccactgccatgcgccgtcatttggaagacaagcactgggctcagtggcagagagcaaacgcaggacaatcgtcatccggcgttgccgccactgcctctcccactgttgccagtgctggctctgcagtccagaccagcagccaggaaacctccacatctccctccaccactttggagacttctccctcatcctccccttttcctgcctcagctccttctcctgccttagctccttctcctgtcttACCTCCTTTTCCTGAACCATCATGTGCCTCctcacaacaacccaccatctaccagacttttgagcgcaggcaaaaatacagcgctacccacccccatgcacaagccttaaacgcacacatttccaaactgctggcccaggagatgttgccattccggcttgtggaaactcaggccttctgtgacctgatggcaagtgcggtacCTCGCTATGcagtccctagccatcactacttcttccggtgtgccatccccgcctttcaccagcacgtgtcacgcaacatccggcgggccctaagttctgcgatttgcacaaaggtccacttgaccaccaatgcgtggacaagtgcatgcggacagggacgctacatttcactgacggcacactgggtgaatctagttgaggctgggattaggtcacaatctggggcggtctacctcatttccctacccaacattcctggcaggggctctgaaccaccatcctccttctcctcctccacctcttctgctatcacattgaccccagctaccagctggaaacgctgcagcactggcgtggggagacgtcagcaggccgagctgaagctcataaacttgtgggacagacagcacactgcctcagaagtgagggatgccctccttgatgagacgacaacatggttttcgccgctgcacctgggcccaggcatggttgtgtgtgataacggccgcaacctagtagcggctctggagcttgccaacctccaacacgttccatgcctggcccatgtgttcaattcaatggtgcaacggttttttaaaacataccccaatgtagccgagctactggtgaaagtgcggcgcttgtgcacccactttcgcaagtccacagtagccgctgctagcctctgaagcctccagcaacgcctccatctgccagaacaccggctgatgtgcgacgtacCCACACgttggaactcgacgtaccacatgttgagtagagtgtgtgagcaacagagacccttgatggagaaccatctccaaaacccaagggttcctcagagtcagctctcgcagtttctgcaccatgagtggccatggatggcagacttatgcgagatcttgcgtgtctttgaggagtcaaccatgagggtcagctctGACGATGcaatcgtgagtgtcacaatcctgctcctgtgtgtgatgcgagaatccctcatcgccatcagggataacgcattggacgctgaggagtcgggcataggtgctgaaacatcccagcaggatagtcagggcacactcctgtccacttcacagcgtatattgagggaggaggaggacgaagtggcagatgatctcgttgtcacacaggaggctagcggggacgttcattgcgtcccattgctgcagcgtggttggggcgaaatggagaaggaaatggagagtgagcattccggtgggggcagccaagtgacgccaagtaacactctggcacacatggctgaatacatgttggagtgcttttcaactgacaaacgcattgccaaaatcctggagaacaacgactactggatttttgcaatcctcgacctacggtataaaaattatgtttgtaattttattccggtagaggagtgggccagtcgcatgagtgattgccacaagcaactggtgcagaatatgatggagatgtttccatcaactgtcgttggcgccacacaggagagttcctccaacaggcgaacaactgtCATCTGGTCCAAACCGGGCagactctccaaggtctgggacacgttaatggcaccccctcaccaaactaccaccactgagaggcctagtgtcaccaggagggataagtataggcgcatgttgcgggagtacctggctgacaccagccctgtcctctccgatccctctgcggcctatacttattgggtctccaagttggatttgtggctggaacttgcgctgtacgcattggaggtcctttcctgccctgccgccagcgtgctttctgaaagggtcttcagcgctgccggtggcataattacggataagcgcagccggctgtcagctgacagtgctgaccagctgacgctcacaaaaatgaacagccactggatagacccatcattttcatgtccactggtgtcaagcaccccgacatgaagttgcatatgtgtgctcaccctctacaattcctcctcctccaccaccatcaGCGCTGgacaattctgatcctactaggatcaatccaccctgattcaccccaactctgctggttagagtctctactcactccaagggccaaaaactaaatctctgctgtttaaaggctcaattcacccaaaggaccaacaaatctctgcttgtgaaggctgaactaagttaaagggcctaaaactctgcaggaaaaaggctgaagtcacctgaaggacctcaatctctgctgggagctcagcttaagggcctgtaacttaattttgaagggctcatattaagggccataaaagtgaattttggaaggtcttaccacatcacacacaatgacagttcagggtggggactgatggatttcccattgcctattccatctgtggttgtcatgggcaacgtgatttaaaggggtgcttgctaatgtttctttagcttaaattggggtttcttTCCATCCATCTGGGGAAGAAAGATTTCCAGGTATTttaccactttgatagaggtttttttgactgtggaaagtgtgtagtgtgtattgagcggctattcgaaacgaatgacgaatattgaatattttactgtccgctcatctctaataaagacctaTTAAATtatactaaaagaaaaaaaatgtgttgatTACGGCTTATGTACCCTGCTTACCTCTTTGTATCCCCTtatactttacataaaaatattaaaaaaacagttAAAAACAAAATTTACAAAATGGTGTGCAACGATTGTATTTTATTCTTATACTAATTGTCAATCAAATGAATTTCAAGGAAAAAAGCCCTGTATGACCTGTCTTGTATGAAATGAAATTTACAGAAGTGATTACAAGATTTTACACGCTGGACATGAAACTGTCATGCTCCGTATAAGTTCTTTGATGTGCAACTAGAGATGCCTTTACagtaaaagatttcccacatgGACATGAATATGCCTTCTTCcctggtttctctcctgtgtgaattctctgatgtctaacaagctcTGATTTAAAGGTAAATATATTCCCACATTCTAGACATGAATGAGGCTCCTTTCCTGTGTGAACCTTCTGATGTGACTTTAGGGCTGACTTTTGGATAAAACACTTTCCGCACACTGTACATGAAAATGCCTTCTCcgctgtgtgaattttttgatgtgcAATAAAATTTGATCTAAGAGTGAAACTTTTTGCACAgtttgaacatgaaaatggcttctctcccgtaTGAGCTCTTTTATGGTCGGCAAGATAtgatttccgagtaaaacatttcccacattctgaacatacaaatggtttctctcctgtgtgaattctatgATGGTTAACAAGGTCTGATTTATGGGCAAAACAAgccccacattcagaacatgaaaacggcttctctcctgtgtgagtttttcGATGTTCAGCAAGATTTGATTTCCaagaaaaacattttccacattctgggcatgaatatggcttctctcctgcatGAGTTTTTCGATGTTCAGCAAGATTTGATttccaagtaaaacatttcccacattctgggcatgaatatggcttctctcctgtgtgagtttttcGATGTTCATCAAGATTTGATTtccaaataaaacattttccacattctgagcatgaaaatggcttctctcctgtgtgaattttttgatgacgGAGAAGATTTGATCTCTcactataacatttcccacattcggaacatgaatatggcttctctccattgtgaattctttgatgtcttacaagagctgaattatctgtaaaacatttcccacattctgaacaagaatATGGTTTCTCTCTCACGTGTGTATTTTTATGGTTATCAAGATAGGATTTTCGAGTAAAACTTTTCCCGCAATCTGAACATGaatgtggcttctctcctgtgtgaattttttgatgtctaacaagatttgattttgcACTAAAGTATTTGTTACATTTTGGGCATGAAAATACATTTGTCTCTGTCTGAGCTTGATGTTGTTTAACAATATTTAATTTAATGCTGTGACATTTCCTACTTTCTAGACACGAGACTGTCTCAGCTTCTCTGTGAAGTacctgatgtttaacaagatatgATTTATGGGTAAAACCTTTACCACATTCCGAGCatgtaaatggcttctctcctgtgtgagttctttgatgtgtaaTTAGAGAAGACATTTGACTGAAGCACtgtccacattctgaacatgaatatggcttctctcctgtgtgaattctctgatgtttaacaagatctggtTTTAAGGAAAAACTTTTCCCACAATCTGAGCACAgaaatggcttctccccggtgtgaATTTTTCGATGATTAACAAGAGTTGATTTATAGGTAAAAGATTTTCCACATTCTAAGCATGAAAACGGACGCTCTccagtgtgaattctttgatgagcAACAAGAGTTGCTTTTTGAGTAAAacttttgccacattctgaacatgaaaataatTTTGCCTCTGTGTAAATTTTCTGATGTACAAGATCCTTTATGTGACTTTTATTTTCCTTCTCagtcagagatgaagcagaagaTTGGTCATGTATAAAGGGATCAAATGACAGATCTTTgttgtgaagggctgagggtatatctggggtaatcacatgctcttcatatggatcttgtgtgataccatgatcctctgctttataatctgtagatatcagatgtccctctgagctcctggtacagtcatctgtgaAAAatgattcagaattttttttaaaaaaaattatattgataCTCAATTAGTATCTAAGACAGTGGTAGCAAAACCGGTGACAATCTAATAATAGACTTCAGAAGACGGAGGATGTTAGGCTACTAAAAATTATCAATAACAACAATAAGGGCAAGTCCATAGAGAAATATACATTACATCACGTCACTGCCCTACCTAGATACAACACTCAATATTCCATAGTAGaagaaaaaaacagaagaaaattTAAGTGAAAACAAATAAGAGCTGTGATTTATTACTACATGAGCAAACTATCAAATCAGTGGAGCTCCGACAATTTACCTAGTCTTATCTAAACGAACAGCACAAGACAGAGAATAAAAGCAGCAAAGGGTCTAAGACTGGATATGAGGTTTAGCTCGTCTGCCAAGCCCACAATGACCAGATCATCTGAAACCTGTGCTGTTGGAGGAGCAGGACTCCATTAATCAGGGGTATGGATTGTCCTGACCTAGTTTTTTAGTATTTGCCTTTAATGAAAcatttgagactttttttttatttttttaaaggatcctatcattaaaactcaattttttctcactaacatggcctatgtgtaagcggccatattcTCATGGccggcgggcatacgcagtcggctttgccctagacctgaggcctagaagtttgaagccagcgccggaggaagacgcgtgaagaggacgttcctgaataagatggaggtggcgctggagagttctctcgcagcattggggacgccctcagtgctgtgagagaactcatttgcatactgacgaaaatcgggatttataccgaacggcggcacagagaagacatctaaaggtaggaaagaaTAGcttcttaagggctagttcacacggggacatggacgctgattttgacagcggatttcgtggccaaatcagcgtccatacaatgtccacactatgtgaactgctcccgccgcgaccatcgcggtcacggcttccacctccgctgtcggctcaaatgaatgagccaacatagagGGCGCCACGGCTGGgcgcttccgcccgaaagataggtcatgtcgcttctttttctgctagcgagctagcagaaaaaaaaaagcgagcagttcccatagggatacattgtatggacgctgatttggccgcgaaatccgctgtcaaaatcagcgtccatgtccccgtgtgaactagccctaaggctattccgacgtgttagtgagaaaaaaattgagttttaatgatacgATCCCTTTAACTTTCTTTGGCAGCCTACCTTTTATtttgtactagcaggaggacgcggcttcgcatgggtatattacattttttgtttgtgtattaGCCCCATAAgacttgtccaattttgcactggtgtattttgtttgtgtgtatgtccataagcgccatgtgattatgtgtgtctcattttggatatcagtgaaaaacctgtgatcagttgttatggatacctggagtaaagctgtgtgaatgtgaccttgtttaacagtgtcatccacagtgccctgcttctttaaagctgacatacagcagtgaagaaaaatggctgggttgctatagaaacctggcgtaaaactctaatgtgtggtactctgtgcagagccatgtatctaatcctccaacgtatggtactgtgtgctgaagcacgtatctaatcctccctgtgtggtattgtgtgaagaggcgcatatctaatcctctggcgtgtggaattgtgtgcaaatgcacgtatctaatcttctcccatgtagtactgtgtgtaatctaatactgtgtggagaggcacgtatctaatactctggcgtatggtactgtctgaagacgtgcgtatctaatcctccggtgtgtggtactgtgtgaagatgcacgtatctaatactccggcataaggtactgtgtgcagaggcacgtatctaatcctcctctatgtggtattgtgtgaagaggcgcgtatctaatcctccggcaagtgaaactgtgtgcagacatgcgtatctaatcttacggtgtgtggtactgtgtgcagacacgtgtatgtaatcctctggcgtgtggtactgtgtgctgagatgcgtatgtaattctacggcgtgtggtagtgtgtgcagaggcatgtatctaatcctgccttgtgtggtactgtgtgcagacgcaggtatctattcctcacctatgtggtattgtgtgcagtggcgcatatctaatactccggcatgtggtattgtgtggagaggcacgaatataatcctctggcgtgttgtactgtgggcagaggcacgtatctaatcctccaccgtgtggtattgtgtgcactggcttgtatttaatcctctggtgtgtggtattgtgtgaagacgcatgtacccaatcccccggcgtgtggtactgtgtgcagacgcgcgtatctaatcctctagtgtgtggaaatgtgtgcagacgtgcgtatctaatccttcgggatgtggaactgtgtgcagatgtgcgtatccaatcctctggcgtgtggtactgtgtgaagacgcatgtattgAATCCcccgacgtgtggtactgtgtgcagatgtgcgtatccaatcctctggcgtgtggtactgtgtgcagatgcgtgtatctaatcctctggcatgtggtactgcatgtagacgtgcgtatctaatcttccgacgtgttgaactgtgttcagtcgtgcatatctaatcttcccccgtgtggtactatgtgcagacacttgtatctaatccttcagcgtgtggaattgtgtgcaaatgcgcatatctaatcctcggtcgtgtggtactgtatgcagaggcgcatatctaatcctccccggtgTGATACTTTgtgaagaagcgcgtatctaatgctacggcatgtggtactgtgtgcagacacttgtatctaatccttcagcgtgtggaattgtgtgcaaatgcgcatatctaatcctcggtcgtgtggtactgtatgcagacgcgcatatctaatcctccctggtgTGATACTTTGTGAagaagcgcatatctaatcctacggcatctggtactgtgtgcagatgtgcgtatccaattccctggcgtgtggtactgtgtagatgtgtgtatctaatcctcccccgtgtggtactgtgtgcagacacctgtatctaatccttcagcatgtggaactgtgtgcagacgcgtgtatctaatcctcggttgtgtggtactgtgtgcagacgctcgtatctaatcctccccatgtggtattgtgtgaagaggcacgtatctaatcctacggcttgtggaactatgtgtagacgtgtgttggactgtgtgcagacgcgtgtatctaatcctctagtgtgtgatactgtgctgatctgtgtatctaatcctctaatgcgtGTAtcacagtttggatatcagtgttgtattgtgcaggtggagtgaccgtgtgtattgcagttggaatatgagtgaaaggcatgcaggtttgtattggctaagggggggggggcattgtgtatctaatcttctaatgctgtatctca carries:
- the LOC142196888 gene encoding uncharacterized protein LOC142196888; amino-acid sequence: MERDRNKMAESLLNLTLEIIYQLTGEDHTVVKKTSSGRCQAPVYDGYGGTLSPFPGPPPHPLIQEEINGQKILELTHKMLELLTGEVPIRCQDVAVYFSMEEWEYLEGHKDLYKEVSSTTERTSHGVQSHKCGKCFTREPDLIEHQINHTKDKSPSCLQSRHHSFQLNLVEQHRAQTGTKPFSCSEKSNLVDHQRTHVGEKPFPCSECGKYSFQCEAEMAAGRKEKKLLCSTSLAVLQASLLSVPCISEENGVLKMADMKVPVVTHVLATCSSCVKKTSSGRCQAPVYDGYGGTLSLIPGPPPHPLIQEEINGQKILELTHKMLELLTGEVPIRCQDVAVYFSMEEWEYLEGHKDLYKEVMMEDQQPLTSAGRSCKRTTPERCPSPLLPQDDDQIFHQDKDVSDINVISVAIKEEPYVSGDEECEEDIPTGTRPDDCTRSSEGHLISTDYKAEDHGITQDPYEEHVITPDIPSALHNKDLSFDPFIHDQSSASSLTEKENKSHIKDLVHQKIYTEAKLFSCSECGKSFTQKATLVAHQRIHTGERPFSCLECGKSFTYKSTLVNHRKIHTGEKPFLCSDCGKSFSLKPDLVKHQRIHTGEKPYSCSECGQCFSQMSSLITHQRTHTGEKPFTCSECGKGFTHKSYLVKHQVLHREAETVSCLESRKCHSIKLNIVKQHQAQTETNVFSCPKCNKYFSAKSNLVRHQKIHTGEKPHSCSDCGKSFTRKSYLDNHKNTHVREKPYSCSECGKCFTDNSALVRHQRIHNGEKPYSCSECGKCYSERSNLLRHQKIHTGEKPFSCSECGKCFIWKSNLDEHRKTHTGEKPYSCPECGKCFTWKSNLAEHRKTHAGEKPYSCPECGKCFSWKSNLAEHRKTHTGEKPFSCSECGACFAHKSDLVNHHRIHTGEKPFVCSECGKCFTRKSYLADHKRAHTGEKPFSCSNCAKSFTLRSNFIAHQKIHTAEKAFSCTVCGKCFIQKSALKSHQKVHTGKEPHSCLECGNIFTFKSELVRHQRIHTGEKPGKKAYSCPCGKSFTVKASLVAHQRTYTEHDSFMSSV